From Pseudomonas sp. stari2, a single genomic window includes:
- a CDS encoding prepilin peptidase, whose amino-acid sequence MQSFVLLIWLTLCAAQDARQRRITNAMTLGVGALALVYLLYFGTTWTGAAAEQGGWACLVALAFTLPGYFMGRMGAGDVKLMTALGLATDGLSLLGIFIGAGVASVVWILLAPRVWLHMSQGLRHRLRYMAPSMSKKLPFAPFVLIGFLLVLPWIH is encoded by the coding sequence ATGCAAAGCTTTGTTCTTCTGATCTGGTTGACCTTGTGTGCGGCCCAGGATGCCCGGCAGCGAAGGATCACCAACGCCATGACATTGGGCGTTGGCGCCCTGGCACTGGTTTATCTGCTGTATTTCGGAACGACCTGGACGGGGGCCGCAGCGGAGCAGGGCGGCTGGGCCTGTCTGGTGGCGCTGGCGTTCACCCTGCCGGGGTATTTCATGGGACGCATGGGGGCCGGCGATGTGAAATTAATGACAGCCCTTGGCCTTGCGACAGACGGTCTGTCGTTGCTCGGGATTTTTATCGGCGCCGGTGTCGCAAGCGTCGTCTGGATCCTGCTGGCGCCAAGAGTCTGGCTGCATATGAGTCAAGGGCTTAGGCATCGTCTTCGATATATGGCGCCATCCATGTCAAAAAAGCTGCCATTTGCGCCGTTCGTGCTGATCGGTTTCCTGCTCGTACTACCTTGGATCCATTAG
- a CDS encoding response regulator, protein MNKLTSAVKVLVVDDQALIVEELCEFLESSGYRCVPCGSGKEAVERFAEDPAIGLVLCDLHMPDLDGIQLVQELQRQAGKARVFEAIMLTGRADKQDVIKALRAGIADYYQKPVNLDELLEGLQRQEAVLQERQKTLQLGHLKQKLQDLSSSIDDLYQDLDKVRRGPAPVSEQASGDTDALEIPAIFNQLSPRQLDVARLVGKGQTNYQIACELGITENTVKLYVSQVLRLTHMHNRTQLALALSPSAAALRQRVTAH, encoded by the coding sequence GTGAACAAGCTTACATCTGCGGTAAAAGTCCTCGTTGTCGATGATCAGGCGCTGATCGTCGAGGAGCTCTGTGAGTTTCTCGAGAGCAGCGGCTATCGCTGTGTCCCCTGCGGGTCCGGCAAAGAGGCCGTCGAGCGTTTTGCCGAGGATCCGGCGATCGGTCTGGTGCTGTGCGATCTGCACATGCCGGACCTCGACGGCATCCAGCTGGTGCAGGAACTGCAGCGACAGGCCGGCAAGGCGCGGGTGTTCGAGGCGATCATGCTCACCGGCCGCGCCGACAAGCAGGATGTGATCAAGGCGTTGCGCGCCGGGATTGCCGACTACTACCAGAAACCGGTCAACCTGGACGAACTGCTCGAAGGCCTGCAGCGTCAGGAGGCCGTGCTGCAGGAACGGCAGAAAACCCTGCAGCTGGGGCACCTGAAACAGAAGCTGCAAGACCTGTCGTCGTCCATCGATGATCTGTATCAGGATCTGGACAAGGTGCGTCGCGGGCCGGCTCCCGTCAGTGAGCAGGCATCGGGTGACACCGATGCGCTGGAGATCCCGGCCATCTTCAATCAGCTGTCGCCGCGGCAACTGGACGTGGCGCGTCTGGTGGGCAAGGGGCAGACCAATTACCAGATCGCCTGCGAGCTGGGCATCACCGAAAACACCGTCAAGCTTTACGTCTCGCAGGTGCTGCGCCTGACCCACATGCACAACCGCACCCAACTGGCGCTGGCGCTTTCGCCGAGTGCCGCAGCTTTGCGGCAGCGGGTTACCGCGCACTAG
- a CDS encoding type II secretion system F family protein: MMILASLMLLGALLLVGNHLLTERRRVRQVNQRLLGHLVRESRLRTLLRALGNSRFGQRSVSMDSETQTLLNRLGWRRASERSLFAACQIGTPLLALGIGLFLQEVFFPQTPKGWLVPMFATGTGYLLPKRLLAYAAARRQKIISVEVSTFIPLLRILFESGMAVEQALRVLSIEGQKLLPELTSELRLILARVDSGLELGQELNKAAVMLAVDEFTDTCVILQQLIQQGGGAMKSLLALKQLLDDRRLTRLQEYISKMSAKMSVVMMLFLFPALLIVLAGPGFTAITRAFAS; encoded by the coding sequence ATGATGATCCTGGCCAGTCTCATGCTGCTCGGGGCGCTGTTGCTGGTAGGCAATCATTTGCTGACCGAACGTCGCCGGGTGCGTCAGGTCAACCAGCGCCTGCTGGGCCATCTGGTGCGCGAGAGCCGCTTGCGTACCTTGTTGCGAGCGCTGGGCAACAGCCGGTTCGGCCAGCGTTCGGTGAGCATGGACAGCGAAACCCAGACCCTGCTCAACCGCCTCGGCTGGCGCCGGGCCAGCGAGCGCTCGCTGTTTGCCGCGTGCCAGATCGGCACGCCGTTACTGGCACTGGGCATCGGTTTGTTTCTGCAGGAAGTGTTCTTTCCCCAGACGCCCAAGGGCTGGCTGGTGCCGATGTTCGCCACCGGCACCGGTTACCTGCTGCCCAAGCGCCTGCTGGCCTATGCCGCCGCCCGGCGGCAGAAAATCATTTCGGTGGAGGTTTCGACGTTCATTCCTCTGCTGCGCATCTTGTTCGAGTCCGGCATGGCGGTCGAACAGGCATTGCGCGTGTTGAGCATCGAGGGGCAGAAACTGCTGCCGGAACTGACCAGCGAATTGCGCCTGATCCTCGCCCGTGTCGATTCGGGGCTGGAGTTGGGCCAGGAGTTGAACAAGGCAGCGGTGATGCTGGCGGTGGATGAGTTCACCGACACCTGCGTGATCCTGCAACAACTGATTCAACAGGGCGGCGGCGCGATGAAATCGCTGCTGGCGCTCAAGCAACTTCTGGATGACCGGCGCCTTACACGCTTGCAGGAATACATCTCGAAGATGTCGGCGAAGATGTCGGTGGTCATGATGCTGTTCCTGTTTCCAGCCTTGCTGATCGTACTGGCGGGCCCCGGATTTACCGCAATCACCCGGGCCTTTGCGTCCTGA
- a CDS encoding DUF4136 domain-containing protein, producing the protein MFRRFALLAMAALLSACAANQVNHDFDASRDFAAYRSWSWKEPALQYRPDDPRIKSDLTEQRIRQSVADQLDQRGLRPAAAGTKGDLNVQTYLIVEDRQQQVTTNYGGGWGGPWNGYWGAPMYNETRNITYKVATIQIDLLDGKDGKLVWRGSDEQMLSRTPNPADRNSAIHETVTRILSNYPPR; encoded by the coding sequence ATGTTCCGCCGTTTTGCTTTACTGGCCATGGCCGCGCTGCTCAGTGCCTGCGCCGCCAACCAGGTCAATCATGACTTTGACGCCAGCCGCGACTTTGCCGCCTACCGCAGCTGGAGCTGGAAAGAACCCGCCCTGCAATACCGCCCTGACGACCCACGGATCAAGAGCGACCTTACCGAACAGCGGATTCGCCAGTCCGTCGCCGATCAACTCGACCAGCGCGGCCTGCGTCCTGCCGCTGCGGGCACCAAGGGTGACTTGAATGTGCAAACCTACCTGATCGTCGAGGATCGCCAGCAGCAGGTCACCACCAACTATGGCGGTGGTTGGGGTGGCCCATGGAACGGTTACTGGGGCGCACCGATGTACAACGAAACCCGCAACATCACCTACAAGGTCGCTACGATCCAGATCGACCTGCTCGACGGCAAGGACGGCAAACTGGTGTGGCGCGGCAGCGATGAACAGATGCTCAGCCGCACGCCGAATCCGGCGGATCGCAACAGCGCCATCCATGAAACGGTGACGCGGATTCTGTCGAACTACCCTCCGCGCTGA
- a CDS encoding methyltransferase, which translates to MSDRHFDQLATRFAEKIYGGAKGAIRLAVLQADLAEALPDRPLRVLDIGGGLGHMSLWLAERGHEVTFTEPAEPMLEGARQRFAEAGQTATFIQAPWQELLGQLTEPYDVVICHAVLEWLAEPHAILPVLHQLTKPGGWLSLAFYNRDALVYRNLLKGHFKKMRRNDMAGEKQSLTPQQPLDPRELAAQLEGLWQVESQSGVRVFHDYMPVEFQARAELIDLLEMELAHRRHPSFAGLGRYLHWICRPI; encoded by the coding sequence ATGAGCGACCGTCATTTCGATCAGTTGGCGACCCGTTTCGCCGAAAAGATCTACGGCGGCGCCAAAGGCGCGATCCGCCTTGCGGTGTTGCAGGCCGATCTTGCCGAAGCCTTGCCGGATCGTCCGTTGCGGGTGCTGGACATCGGCGGTGGCCTGGGCCACATGTCGTTGTGGCTGGCCGAGCGCGGACACGAGGTGACCTTTACCGAGCCGGCCGAACCGATGCTCGAAGGCGCGCGTCAGCGTTTCGCCGAGGCCGGGCAGACCGCGACGTTCATTCAGGCGCCGTGGCAGGAGCTGCTCGGCCAACTCACCGAACCTTATGACGTGGTGATCTGCCACGCCGTGCTCGAATGGCTGGCCGAACCCCACGCGATCCTGCCGGTGCTGCATCAACTGACCAAACCCGGTGGCTGGCTGTCGCTGGCGTTCTACAACCGTGATGCGCTGGTCTACCGCAACCTGCTCAAAGGCCATTTCAAGAAAATGCGCAGGAACGACATGGCCGGCGAAAAGCAGAGCCTGACCCCGCAGCAGCCGCTCGATCCACGGGAGTTGGCCGCGCAACTCGAAGGGTTGTGGCAGGTCGAAAGTCAGAGCGGGGTGCGGGTTTTCCACGATTACATGCCGGTGGAATTCCAGGCTCGTGCCGAGTTGATTGATTTGCTCGAGATGGAGCTCGCCCATCGTCGTCACCCAAGCTTCGCCGGGCTTGGGCGCTACTTGCACTGGATCTGCCGGCCGATCTGA
- a CDS encoding DUF3613 domain-containing protein has translation MNICKTLCCMSLLSLPLGALAIDAGPASAQQQETEGWLLLQSRNKAASPDPQAATATERELAMQRWLKKYKYDIPDFYDPDAGGKIERKN, from the coding sequence ATGAACATCTGCAAAACACTGTGCTGCATGAGCCTGTTGAGCCTGCCGCTCGGCGCGCTGGCCATCGACGCCGGTCCCGCCTCGGCCCAGCAGCAGGAAACCGAAGGCTGGCTGTTGCTGCAAAGCCGCAACAAGGCCGCCTCCCCCGATCCACAGGCGGCCACGGCCACCGAACGAGAGCTGGCCATGCAGCGCTGGCTGAAGAAATACAAATATGACATTCCCGACTTCTATGACCCCGACGCCGGGGGCAAGATCGAGAGGAAGAACTGA
- a CDS encoding DUF4136 domain-containing protein — MKGHSGLLLICLGLAACQGSNPYVAQSRPLPPAPPQAATTFDRSAYPAPPRDYGRYRSWAWLNGRLPPGSAWADSAQVAEAVSSALDQRGLRPLHDNRPADLFVSANLSLETRLRQVQDDYGYYGGYGGYDRYGRGYGMYNTVPVVRTYQEQVVVVRVDLFDAGTGQPVWSASAETGTQGNQSDRADAIREAVEKAMSAYPPS, encoded by the coding sequence ATGAAAGGTCATTCAGGGTTATTGCTGATCTGTCTGGGCTTGGCCGCCTGCCAGGGCAGCAACCCTTATGTGGCGCAGTCGCGGCCATTGCCGCCGGCGCCTCCGCAAGCCGCGACCACCTTCGACCGCAGCGCTTATCCCGCGCCACCACGGGATTACGGGCGCTACCGCAGTTGGGCGTGGCTCAACGGACGCCTGCCGCCGGGGAGTGCCTGGGCGGATTCGGCGCAAGTGGCCGAAGCGGTCAGCAGTGCGCTGGATCAACGCGGCTTGCGCCCACTTCATGACAATCGCCCGGCCGACTTGTTCGTCAGCGCCAACCTGAGTCTGGAAACCCGCTTGCGCCAGGTCCAGGACGATTACGGTTATTACGGCGGATACGGTGGCTATGACCGTTACGGCCGCGGTTACGGTATGTACAACACAGTGCCGGTCGTGCGCACCTATCAGGAACAGGTCGTGGTGGTACGGGTCGATCTGTTCGATGCCGGCACCGGTCAGCCGGTCTGGAGTGCCAGCGCCGAAACCGGCACCCAGGGCAACCAGAGTGACCGGGCCGATGCGATCCGGGAGGCTGTCGAAAAGGCCATGTCGGCGTATCCTCCCAGTTAG
- a CDS encoding TadE/TadG family type IV pilus assembly protein, which yields MKTGSRKAQKGAVAIEFAVVFVIFFAVFYGLVSYALPFVLMQTFNQATAEAVRRSVAVDPTTPNYSTVVVNTANAALTQQFSGLPSALNVVVGVDTSAIYDTTQGTLTVSVNYPVSKLNQVIPFLVLPGVGAVPSLPTNLTASSSLKF from the coding sequence ATGAAAACCGGCTCTCGGAAGGCGCAAAAAGGCGCGGTGGCGATCGAATTCGCCGTGGTGTTCGTGATCTTCTTCGCGGTGTTTTACGGCCTGGTCAGCTATGCCCTGCCGTTCGTGCTGATGCAGACGTTCAATCAGGCCACCGCTGAAGCGGTACGTCGCAGTGTGGCGGTCGACCCCACGACGCCCAACTACTCGACAGTTGTCGTCAACACCGCCAATGCCGCCCTGACGCAGCAGTTTTCAGGCCTGCCCAGCGCCCTGAACGTCGTGGTCGGCGTGGACACTTCAGCGATCTATGACACGACGCAGGGTACGCTTACCGTCAGCGTCAACTACCCCGTCAGCAAGCTCAATCAGGTCATTCCGTTTCTGGTGTTACCGGGCGTCGGCGCCGTCCCCAGCCTGCCCACCAACCTGACCGCCAGCTCGAGCCTGAAATTTTGA
- a CDS encoding tetratricopeptide repeat protein, giving the protein MKTLMVVASLLLLGGCATDGQAPWTAMLAPTSCSKLSAEQELSLNLVDDLANDGKLHASLANLQGLPDNLVEVRLRKARVYRLLGRSEAEPLYRGLLGTCLSADAEHGLGQLYAARGDNGQAQAHLQRAVRLAPTNENIHNDLGVVYLNQLRLEDARFEFLTAIELKQNNQLATLNLITLLIYQNNWQQAAEIVSRAHLTPEQFTDAQERAEKLKSPIKAKPATDNQVAVAADPQPATIK; this is encoded by the coding sequence ATGAAAACACTGATGGTGGTGGCGAGCCTGTTGCTGCTGGGCGGTTGCGCAACCGATGGTCAGGCGCCGTGGACGGCCATGCTTGCGCCCACCAGTTGCAGCAAGCTGAGCGCCGAGCAGGAGTTGTCGTTGAATCTGGTGGACGATCTGGCCAATGACGGCAAGCTGCACGCCAGCCTGGCCAACCTGCAGGGCCTGCCCGACAACCTTGTAGAGGTGCGTTTGCGCAAGGCCAGGGTCTATCGCCTGCTGGGGCGCAGCGAAGCCGAACCGCTGTATCGCGGCCTGCTCGGCACTTGCCTGAGCGCCGACGCCGAACACGGTCTGGGTCAGCTGTATGCCGCCCGTGGCGATAACGGCCAGGCCCAGGCTCATCTGCAACGTGCCGTTCGACTGGCGCCGACCAATGAAAACATCCACAACGATCTGGGCGTGGTGTACCTCAATCAGCTGCGGCTCGAAGACGCGCGCTTCGAGTTCCTCACGGCCATCGAACTCAAGCAGAACAATCAATTGGCGACGCTGAACCTGATCACCTTGCTGATCTACCAGAACAACTGGCAGCAGGCCGCCGAAATCGTCAGTCGCGCGCACCTGACCCCGGAACAGTTCACCGACGCTCAGGAGCGGGCGGAAAAACTAAAGTCCCCGATCAAGGCAAAACCTGCCACCGACAATCAGGTCGCGGTGGCGGCCGACCCGCAACCGGCGACGATCAAGTGA
- a CDS encoding ATP-binding protein, whose protein sequence is MTSGDNLFGRLLKRAPLAGDLPDVLGSPATGLHLYLDGEGAVLQMAGPLRLLLAQQIPYDKPLPLHDLLLPHSTLAIEGRPQEWQGLLLDLDFPGLGEQTLHLRGWAQPLGNGWLLQLIDIADLLSERRQAHQREACHRIAEQISKQLRSCSLGRLPVVVSDQLQIIAQLWQIPCVALALLDEQELGWQIHCQFHAHDAPALWHDGQRLGTPLDSLNGTGPQRLGAHYGQYEHTRVQGLFGNAEGFAVPYSDDRGVMAWLLCGFYAVDKTAPYLTDSDWLMLAGALAGPLLGRLREQQHQLQLERLESLQTLLGTGWWEIGSIGEHIQLAPTLAVTLQQDSSTLPLEHWLNLIHPADREEVRSRLQALQIHGEILDLCVRLHRPDASQTPAWYRLQGQVSGTGDHRRLAGFMLDISDIKNQQQLAAAAHARLDNLIASSPAVIYVQHYVEGALLPAFFSASLQPLLGWSLEDCDAGALVERIHPDDRPLYFERTRQLLREGSVRARYRLRDSHGDYHWLLDEARLLRNDLGLPVEAVGLWLDVTEATLAAEQVRQSEERYRILVEDSPAMICRYRPDLILTFGNRPLAKYLECAPEDLPGVNLGSWMSDVQRADFVERLALLTPESPVSTAEINLQLPGREHAWWVWSDRGVFDEHGKLIEVQAVGRDNTEVRRSQQQLTQSAKMATLGEMATGLAHEINQPLNVMRMAIVNVQKRLSNGDVQIDYLTDKLNRIDAQVQRAAKVVDHMRVFGRRSEIEQQLFNPASAIEGTLSLLAEGMRGKGVDLRISETPFEVQVRGYVDQLEQVLINLMVNARDALLGKRESDSGFKPWISIYAEHDEQKVRLWVEDNGGGIDPRLLERIFEPFFTTKPVGVGTGLGLSVSYGIIENMGGHLSVRNSLDGARFCIELPIATDD, encoded by the coding sequence TTGACGTCCGGGGACAATCTGTTCGGCCGCCTGCTCAAGCGCGCGCCGCTGGCCGGCGACCTGCCGGACGTGCTCGGCTCGCCCGCGACGGGCCTGCACCTGTACCTCGATGGCGAAGGCGCCGTATTGCAGATGGCCGGCCCCTTGCGCCTGTTGCTGGCACAGCAGATTCCCTATGACAAACCGTTGCCACTGCACGATTTACTGCTACCCCACAGCACACTGGCGATCGAAGGCCGGCCACAGGAATGGCAAGGGCTACTGCTGGACCTGGACTTCCCCGGCCTGGGCGAACAGACCCTGCACCTGCGCGGCTGGGCCCAGCCTCTGGGCAACGGCTGGCTGCTGCAACTGATCGACATTGCCGACCTCTTGTCCGAACGCCGGCAAGCCCATCAGCGCGAGGCGTGCCACAGGATCGCCGAGCAGATCAGCAAGCAGTTGCGCAGTTGCAGCCTGGGACGACTGCCGGTGGTCGTCAGCGATCAACTGCAGATCATCGCCCAGCTCTGGCAGATCCCGTGTGTGGCGCTCGCACTGCTCGATGAACAGGAACTGGGCTGGCAGATTCACTGCCAGTTCCACGCCCACGACGCGCCCGCGCTATGGCACGACGGCCAACGCCTGGGCACGCCGCTGGACAGCCTCAATGGCACCGGCCCGCAACGCCTCGGCGCGCATTATGGCCAGTATGAACACACACGGGTGCAGGGGCTGTTCGGCAATGCCGAGGGTTTCGCCGTGCCCTACAGCGACGATAGAGGCGTGATGGCGTGGCTACTCTGCGGTTTTTACGCCGTCGACAAGACCGCGCCCTATCTGACCGACAGTGACTGGTTGATGCTGGCCGGCGCTCTGGCGGGGCCGTTGCTCGGGCGTTTGCGTGAGCAGCAGCATCAACTGCAACTGGAGCGCCTCGAGTCGTTGCAGACATTGCTGGGCACCGGCTGGTGGGAAATCGGCAGCATTGGCGAACACATTCAGCTGGCCCCGACGCTGGCCGTCACCCTGCAACAGGACAGCTCGACGCTGCCCCTGGAACACTGGCTGAACCTGATCCACCCCGCTGACCGCGAAGAGGTGCGCAGCCGACTGCAAGCCCTGCAGATACATGGGGAAATCCTCGATCTGTGCGTGCGTCTGCATCGACCCGATGCCAGTCAGACGCCCGCGTGGTATCGCCTTCAGGGGCAGGTCAGCGGCACCGGCGATCACCGCCGGCTGGCGGGCTTCATGCTGGACATCAGCGACATCAAGAACCAGCAGCAACTGGCCGCTGCGGCCCATGCGCGGCTGGACAATCTGATCGCCAGCTCGCCGGCGGTCATCTATGTCCAGCACTACGTCGAAGGGGCCTTGCTGCCGGCGTTTTTCAGCGCCAGTCTGCAACCGCTGCTGGGCTGGAGCCTGGAAGACTGCGATGCCGGTGCGTTGGTGGAGCGGATACACCCGGATGATCGGCCCCTGTATTTCGAACGCACCCGCCAACTGTTGCGCGAAGGTTCGGTACGCGCCCGCTATCGCCTTCGCGACAGTCACGGCGATTACCACTGGCTGCTCGACGAAGCCCGCCTGCTGCGCAATGACCTCGGGCTGCCGGTGGAAGCCGTTGGGCTCTGGCTGGATGTCACCGAAGCAACGTTGGCCGCCGAACAAGTCAGACAGAGTGAAGAACGCTACCGGATTCTGGTGGAAGACTCGCCAGCGATGATCTGCCGTTATCGTCCGGACCTGATCCTGACCTTCGGCAACCGTCCTTTGGCGAAGTATCTGGAATGCGCGCCCGAAGATTTACCCGGGGTCAATCTGGGCAGTTGGATGTCGGACGTACAACGTGCAGACTTCGTCGAGCGTCTGGCGTTGTTGACCCCGGAGTCCCCCGTCAGCACCGCCGAAATCAACCTGCAATTGCCGGGGCGCGAGCATGCATGGTGGGTGTGGTCGGATCGCGGCGTGTTCGATGAGCACGGCAAACTGATCGAAGTGCAAGCCGTTGGCCGCGACAACACCGAAGTGCGCCGCTCCCAACAACAACTCACGCAAAGCGCAAAAATGGCCACCCTCGGCGAAATGGCCACAGGTCTCGCCCATGAAATCAATCAGCCGTTGAACGTCATGCGCATGGCCATCGTCAACGTGCAGAAGCGCCTGAGCAACGGCGATGTGCAGATCGACTACCTGACCGACAAACTCAACCGCATCGACGCCCAGGTCCAGCGCGCCGCGAAAGTAGTGGACCACATGCGAGTGTTCGGCCGTCGCTCGGAGATCGAACAACAGCTGTTCAACCCGGCCAGCGCCATCGAAGGCACGCTGTCGTTGTTGGCCGAAGGCATGCGCGGCAAAGGCGTGGATTTGCGCATCAGTGAAACCCCGTTCGAGGTTCAGGTGCGCGGTTACGTCGATCAGTTGGAGCAGGTGTTGATCAACCTGATGGTCAACGCCCGGGATGCGTTGCTGGGCAAGCGCGAGTCTGACTCAGGGTTCAAACCCTGGATCTCGATCTATGCCGAGCACGACGAGCAGAAGGTGCGACTGTGGGTCGAGGACAATGGTGGCGGTATCGATCCGCGTCTGCTTGAGCGGATATTCGAGCCGTTCTTCACCACCAAACCGGTGGGTGTCGGCACCGGTCTGGGGTTGTCGGTGAGTTACGGGATCATTGAAAACATGGGCGGTCACCTCAGTGTGCGCAACTCGCTGGACGGCGCACGCTTTTGCATCGAACTGCCGATCGCCACCGACGACTAG
- a CDS encoding pilus assembly protein TadG-related protein has translation MSRLSQCRGPARQRGAIGLMAAATLSLALILMLLVVDTGRLYMEQRKLQRLVDNAALEAVSRGGNCLPGLTAASYAGQSATRNGFVTDANNVLVVDCGTLVTASSGLRTFSVDATQAVAVKVAANHTVTTSFAGGVQSLFSGTPLSLNTVLYASAVAAQPQPTVAQLNIRSNLANISTAQSSILNPLVSGLLGGNVNLTAVGWNGLLNTDINLLSYLNQLAINLNVAAGNYTQLLNTQTTVTQLIQAAITVVQLNGATADVITALGQLQVAAINAAPLKLGDILQLQTGTTAAGLDANLQLLQLIQGVIQLANSNSAVAATLPISVLGLANVTVRVKVIEPPQFSAIGDPALAKANPTGPNRIYVRTAQIRTMLSVNLPVLSGVAGLTNAVLGLVGTLTPTLNALLSLNLVATLNSVGCLLGAGCQQLDPLLLPSPEIDISLDAGGAISYVTDYSCPTGNTGTKSLTAHTITSVADLKLGKIDPTNAFSSSAEPTVTPLPLVDLGIVTCHKILGIGTCDPSTHVQYGAGGIAIMVDTQVAKNTQDLVFSSGTPFATPPNLKLPPSVISVAPTSNIVNSLASTLAGINLIVYKPQGSNPLGAIVTGVASLISDVTTILQPLITNLVSPLLDPLLNNLLSGLGINLMDVDVGANMTCGQTGKAYLVI, from the coding sequence ATGTCGCGTCTTTCGCAGTGTCGCGGCCCCGCCCGACAGCGCGGGGCCATCGGCTTGATGGCGGCCGCGACCCTCAGCCTCGCGCTGATCCTGATGTTGCTGGTGGTGGACACCGGCCGTCTGTACATGGAACAACGCAAATTGCAGCGGCTGGTGGATAACGCGGCGCTGGAGGCGGTCAGCCGTGGCGGCAACTGCCTGCCGGGCCTCACGGCGGCCAGTTACGCGGGGCAAAGTGCGACACGCAACGGTTTTGTCACGGACGCGAATAATGTGCTGGTGGTCGACTGCGGCACACTGGTAACGGCCTCCAGCGGTTTGCGCACGTTCAGCGTGGACGCCACTCAGGCGGTGGCGGTCAAGGTCGCGGCCAACCACACCGTGACCACCAGTTTCGCCGGTGGTGTGCAGTCACTCTTCAGCGGCACACCGCTGAGCCTCAACACCGTGCTCTATGCCTCGGCCGTGGCCGCGCAACCCCAGCCCACCGTGGCCCAACTGAATATCCGCAGCAACCTGGCCAACATCAGCACCGCTCAGTCGAGCATTCTCAACCCGCTGGTCTCCGGCTTGCTGGGCGGCAATGTGAATCTGACGGCGGTGGGCTGGAACGGCCTGCTCAACACCGACATCAATCTGCTCAGTTATCTGAATCAACTGGCGATCAACCTCAACGTCGCCGCCGGCAACTACACTCAGTTGCTCAATACCCAGACCACCGTGACGCAATTGATCCAGGCCGCGATTACGGTGGTCCAGCTCAATGGCGCAACCGCCGACGTGATTACCGCGCTGGGGCAACTGCAAGTCGCGGCGATCAATGCCGCGCCACTCAAGCTGGGCGATATCCTGCAATTGCAGACCGGCACCACGGCGGCCGGGCTCGACGCCAATCTGCAACTGCTGCAACTGATCCAGGGCGTGATCCAGCTGGCCAACAGCAACAGCGCGGTGGCCGCCACCCTGCCGATCAGCGTGCTGGGGCTGGCGAATGTCACGGTGCGGGTCAAGGTCATCGAGCCGCCGCAGTTCTCCGCTATCGGTGATCCGGCGCTGGCCAAGGCCAACCCCACCGGGCCGAACCGGATTTACGTGCGCACCGCGCAGATCCGCACGATGCTTTCGGTGAATCTGCCGGTGTTGTCCGGGGTTGCCGGGCTGACCAACGCCGTGCTGGGACTGGTCGGAACCCTGACCCCGACACTAAATGCACTGCTCAGCCTGAATCTGGTCGCCACCCTGAACTCGGTGGGCTGCCTGCTCGGTGCAGGTTGCCAGCAATTGGACCCACTGCTGCTGCCCTCGCCGGAAATCGACATCAGCCTCGATGCCGGGGGCGCCATCAGTTACGTCACCGACTACAGCTGCCCCACCGGCAACACCGGGACCAAGAGCCTGACGGCCCACACCATCACCTCCGTCGCCGATCTCAAACTGGGCAAGATCGACCCGACCAACGCCTTTTCTTCTTCTGCCGAGCCCACGGTCACCCCGCTGCCGTTGGTGGATCTGGGCATCGTGACGTGCCACAAAATCCTTGGAATCGGCACTTGCGACCCGAGCACCCACGTGCAATACGGCGCCGGCGGCATTGCGATCATGGTCGATACCCAAGTGGCGAAAAACACCCAGGATCTGGTGTTTTCCAGCGGCACGCCGTTTGCCACGCCGCCCAACCTGAAGCTGCCGCCGAGCGTGATTTCCGTCGCACCCACCAGCAACATCGTCAACAGCCTGGCGAGCACCTTGGCCGGGATCAATCTGATCGTTTACAAGCCGCAGGGCAGCAACCCGCTGGGTGCTATCGTTACCGGTGTCGCCAGCCTGATCAGCGATGTGACGACGATCCTGCAACCGCTGATCACCAATCTGGTCAGCCCTCTGCTGGATCCGCTGCTCAACAATTTGCTCAGTGGACTGGGGATCAATCTGATGGACGTGGACGTCGGCGCCAACATGACCTGCGGCCAGACCGGCAAGGCTTATCTGGTGATCTAG